In a genomic window of Gossypium arboreum isolate Shixiya-1 chromosome 7, ASM2569848v2, whole genome shotgun sequence:
- the LOC108476487 gene encoding putative pectinesterase 11 — MAPKSTSCYARVFSITLFVIFMASHGSNAATEALLIKVDQSGKGDFKKIQDAIDAVPSNNKQVVLISVKPGIYGEKITVPTDKPFITISGSNPNATVITWNDSGNIFESPTFSVLASDFVARYLTIQNTYGVGAKAVALRVSGDRVAFFGCRILSYQDTLLDDTGRHYYSNCYIEGAVDFICGNAASLFEKCHLHSLSEGDASITAQHRDSPSQNTGFTFLGCKITGVKTALLGRAWGPYSRVIFAFTYMSNVILPQGWDDWGDSSKQSSVFYREYKCYGPGASTKRRVEWAKELTIEEAKPFLTKNMIGGKSWITSTTNRFTKLSSNGISRNNTRHHA; from the exons ATGGCTCCCAAGTCTACTTCTTGCTATGCTCGTGTCTTTTCGATAACTTTATTCGTCATTTTCATGGCTAGTCATGGATCGAACGCCGCCACCGAAGCCCTACTCATAAAAGTTGATCAATCGGGGAAGGGAGACTTTAAGAAAATACAAGATGCCATTGATGCGGTGCCATCAAACAACAAACAAGTTGTACTCATATCGGTTAAGCCTGGAATCTACGGAGAAAAAATTACTGTGCCTACTGATAAACCTTTCATTACAATAAGCGGTTCTAACCCAAATGCAACTGTCATAACTTGGAATGACAGTGGGAATATTTTTGAATCACCTACTTTCTCAGTTTTGGCTTCTGATTTTGTTGCCCGATACCTTACTATCCAG AATACGTATGGAGTTGGTGCCAAAGCAGTAGCATTGAGGGTATCTGGAGATAGGGTAGCTTTCTTCGGGTGCAGGATCTTATCGTACCAGGATACCTTGTTAGACGACACTGGAAGGCATTATTATAGCAATTGTTACATTGAAGGTGCTGTTGATTTCATTTGTGGGAATGCTGCTTCTCTTTTTGAG aAATGTCATTTGCATTCACTATCAGAAGGAGATGCATCAATAACAGCCCAACACAGAGACTCACCGTCACAAAACACAGGATTCACTTTCTTGGGTTGCAAGATAACTGGAGTTAAGACTGCTTTACTAGGAAGGGCATGGGGTCCATATTCCAGGGTCATTTTTGCCTTCACCTATATGTCTAATGTGATTCTGCCACAAGGATGGGATGACTGGGGAGACTCATCCAAACAAAG TTCGGTGTTCTATAGAGAATACAAATGTTATGGACCTGGTGCTAGTACAAAGAGAAGGGTTGAATGGGCAAAAGAGCTGACTATCGAAGAAGCAAAGCCTTTTTTGACGAAGAACATGATTGGGGGAAAGAGTTGGATCACATCAACTACAAATCGTTTCACGAAATTGTCTTCAAATGGCATTTCTAGAAATAACACTCGACATCATGCCTGA